The following coding sequences are from one Candidatus Cetobacterium colombiensis window:
- a CDS encoding TDT family transporter, translating into MKNLKNYFKYLPVALTGLALGVSGISGAVAVVLDSRALYVGNFISLMLLLPIIVKNILHFDVFKEELKHPTLGSFIPTLDMALMNFSVVLYKLSPTLGKGLWLLCIFLHLIFGVSFIYHRFRSWNIEHMVPSWFVPPIGVVVASVNSGVMGMPQLAQAIFYIGFAFYIVMLPMMLYRVIFVDKIDDARLPTFAIMAAPPNLCLAGYLVAFETPNPAMVGFLFPLGIFMTALLYISMVKIIRLKFTPVYASFTFPLAIGSTAIIKYSSYIRSIDESRGVFWYNFGVGATTLALFFISIIFIRIVRIVINQIKEIRGSL; encoded by the coding sequence ATGAAGAATTTAAAAAACTATTTTAAATACCTACCGGTGGCCCTTACAGGTTTAGCCTTAGGGGTATCTGGAATTAGTGGAGCTGTAGCAGTAGTACTAGATTCAAGAGCTTTATATGTTGGAAACTTTATATCGTTAATGTTATTATTGCCTATTATTGTAAAAAATATATTACACTTTGATGTTTTTAAAGAGGAGTTAAAACACCCAACACTTGGAAGTTTTATACCAACTTTAGACATGGCACTTATGAACTTTTCAGTTGTGCTTTATAAGTTATCACCAACTTTAGGAAAGGGCCTATGGCTACTTTGTATATTTTTACACCTAATTTTTGGAGTATCTTTTATATATCATAGATTTCGTTCTTGGAACATTGAACACATGGTTCCAAGTTGGTTTGTACCACCCATTGGTGTCGTTGTAGCGTCAGTAAACTCAGGAGTCATGGGGATGCCACAACTGGCTCAAGCAATATTTTATATAGGTTTTGCCTTTTATATTGTTATGTTACCAATGATGTTATATAGAGTTATATTTGTTGATAAAATTGATGATGCAAGATTACCAACATTTGCCATAATGGCAGCGCCACCTAATCTTTGTTTAGCTGGTTATTTAGTTGCATTTGAAACTCCTAATCCAGCAATGGTAGGGTTTCTATTCCCACTAGGGATATTTATGACAGCACTACTTTATATATCAATGGTAAAAATTATAAGACTAAAATTTACACCTGTTTATGCGTCTTTCACATTCCCATTGGCAATTGGATCTACAGCAATTATAAAATACTCTAGCTATATAAGAAGTATAGATGAGAGTAGAGGAGTATTCTGGTATAACTTTGGAGTTGGGGCAACAACTTTAGCATTATTTTTTATATCAATTATATTTATAAGAATTGTAAGAATAGTTATAAACCAGATAAAAGAAATAAGAGGAAGTTTGTAA
- a CDS encoding RNA-guided endonuclease InsQ/TnpB family protein, translated as MILSKKIRLKPDKTQESLLWKSTGTARFIYNWTLGRQKENYENGGKFLSDNVLRKEITVLKKLELSWLSEVSNNVAKQAVKDACIAYKNFFTKKASFPKFKSKKKVKPSFYNDTEKLKVKENLVLVEKVGWIKTSEQIPMNNKYSNPRISFDGKYWYISVGIEIEKPEVKLTDESVGIDLGVKDLATCSTGKIYKNINKTKRVKKFKKKLKRLQKQVSRKYENSREVNNRYEKSRNIVKLEKKIRLVHRRIFNIRNNNLHQITNEIVKTKPSRIVMEDLNVKGMMKNRHLSKAIAEQNFYKFITYMKYKAEFNGIEFIQVPRFYPSSKTCSKCGTIKKDLKLSDRVFKCECGHILDRDLNASINLANYRVS; from the coding sequence ATGATTCTATCGAAGAAGATAAGGTTAAAACCAGATAAAACTCAGGAATCTTTACTTTGGAAATCAACAGGAACAGCAAGATTTATCTACAATTGGACTTTAGGAAGACAGAAAGAAAATTATGAAAATGGTGGAAAGTTTCTTTCTGATAATGTTTTAAGAAAAGAGATTACTGTACTTAAAAAATTAGAACTTTCTTGGTTGTCAGAAGTTTCTAATAACGTAGCAAAGCAAGCTGTAAAAGATGCTTGTATTGCATATAAAAACTTTTTTACTAAAAAGGCTAGTTTTCCTAAATTTAAAAGCAAAAAGAAAGTTAAACCGAGTTTTTACAACGATACTGAGAAGTTAAAAGTAAAGGAAAATCTTGTCTTAGTTGAAAAAGTAGGATGGATTAAAACTTCAGAACAGATTCCTATGAATAATAAGTATAGTAATCCTAGAATTAGTTTTGATGGGAAGTATTGGTATATTTCAGTTGGAATAGAAATCGAGAAACCAGAAGTAAAGTTAACTGATGAAAGTGTCGGTATAGATTTAGGGGTTAAAGATTTAGCAACTTGTTCTACTGGAAAAATCTATAAAAACATTAATAAGACGAAGAGAGTTAAAAAGTTTAAGAAAAAATTAAAAAGATTGCAAAAACAAGTTTCACGAAAATATGAAAATTCTCGGGAGGTGAATAACCGTTACGAAAAGAGCCGAAATATCGTGAAGCTAGAGAAAAAAATAAGGCTCGTTCATAGAAGAATTTTTAATATCCGAAACAATAATCTTCACCAAATTACAAATGAGATAGTGAAAACCAAACCATCTAGAATTGTAATGGAAGATTTAAATGTTAAAGGTATGATGAAAAATAGACATCTTTCAAAGGCAATAGCAGAACAGAACTTCTATAAATTTATAACTTATATGAAATATAAGGCTGAATTTAATGGAATAGAGTTTATACAAGTACCTAGATTTTATCCCAGTAGTAAAACTTGTTCAAAGTGTGGAACTATTAAGAAAGATTTAAAACTTTCTGACAGAGTTTTCAAATGCGAATGTGGTCATATTTTGGATAGAGATTTAAATGCAAGTATAAATTTGGCAAATTATAGAGTTTCCTAA
- a CDS encoding IS607 family transposase, which produces MKYYSTREMVKILNVTGQTLRNWDSNGKLVPHHKTDSGYRYYSEEQVNKFLGINTVKKSRKIIGYCRVSSNKQKDDLERQIDNVKLYMLGRGYQFEIISDIGSGVNYNKKGFNKLVNLITDGEVEKIVILYKDRLLRFGYELIENLCKKYSVEIEVIDNTEKTEQEELVEDLVQIVTVFSCRLQGKRANKAKKIIKELISDDSIEEDKVKTR; this is translated from the coding sequence ATGAAGTATTATTCAACTAGAGAAATGGTAAAAATTTTAAATGTAACAGGTCAAACATTGAGAAATTGGGATTCCAATGGGAAGTTAGTTCCACATCATAAAACAGATAGTGGATATAGATATTATTCAGAAGAGCAAGTTAATAAATTTTTGGGCATAAACACTGTTAAGAAAAGTAGAAAAATAATTGGATATTGTAGAGTTAGTTCTAATAAACAAAAAGATGACTTAGAAAGACAAATAGATAATGTGAAGCTATATATGTTAGGAAGAGGCTATCAGTTTGAAATAATTAGCGACATAGGAAGTGGTGTAAACTACAATAAAAAGGGGTTTAATAAACTAGTTAATCTTATAACAGATGGAGAAGTTGAAAAAATAGTTATTCTTTATAAAGATAGATTACTTAGATTTGGGTATGAACTTATTGAAAACCTTTGTAAAAAATATTCAGTAGAAATAGAAGTAATTGATAATACTGAAAAAACAGAGCAAGAGGAACTTGTAGAAGATTTGGTTCAAATAGTTACTGTTTTTAGCTGTAGGCTTCAAGGTAAAAGAGCCAATAAAGCTAAAAAAATAATAAAGGAGTTGATTTCTGATGATTCTATCGAAGAAGATAAGGTTAAAACCAGATAA
- the melB gene encoding melibiose:sodium transporter MelB has product MVSLKMKLSYGLGALGKDYACAIVYIFLMYYFTDVLGLAPAFVGTLFLVARMWDAVNDPAMGMVVDNTRSKWGKFRPWILIGTILNAITVVGMFTKPEAFSGKSLYIYISIMYILWGMTYTVMDIPFWSMIPALSSDKKEREEIAVVPRIFASLAWLSLGSFGLPLIAFLGKGNEGRGFSMLSLGIAAVFIFTTILTVTNVKEQVKSSKNSEKINLREAFKLILKNDQLVALIGTVLMFNLMAQISGGVAIYYFKYVIGIENLFSVFVGFSGLAEIGSLMAFPILSRKIGRKKVFFLACALPVIGFLMLFIFGQIAPTNGTLVAIAGVVAKLGSGLTLGISTVMLADVVDYGEFKFGSRNESVIFSVQTLLVKTASAVSGWLIGMGLSLVGYIPNVAQTASAVMGIKYLMIVFPILLSIFGYVIYRKYYKLNGEYYDEIVEAIKVKRQVEI; this is encoded by the coding sequence ATGGTTAGTTTAAAAATGAAGTTATCATACGGTTTAGGTGCTTTAGGAAAAGATTATGCTTGTGCAATAGTTTATATATTTTTAATGTATTATTTTACAGATGTATTGGGGTTAGCCCCAGCGTTTGTGGGAACACTGTTTCTAGTTGCTAGAATGTGGGACGCTGTAAACGATCCAGCTATGGGGATGGTTGTTGACAATACAAGAAGTAAATGGGGAAAATTTAGACCTTGGATTTTAATAGGAACAATTTTAAATGCTATAACGGTTGTGGGGATGTTTACAAAACCAGAAGCATTTAGTGGAAAAAGTTTATATATCTATATATCAATTATGTACATACTTTGGGGAATGACTTATACAGTTATGGATATTCCGTTTTGGTCAATGATACCAGCTCTTTCAAGTGACAAAAAAGAGAGAGAAGAGATTGCAGTAGTACCAAGAATATTTGCAAGTTTAGCTTGGTTATCTCTAGGAAGTTTTGGATTACCTCTAATTGCTTTTTTAGGAAAAGGAAACGAGGGAAGAGGATTCTCAATGTTATCTCTAGGAATTGCAGCAGTATTTATTTTTACAACGATTTTAACTGTTACAAATGTAAAAGAGCAAGTTAAAAGTAGCAAAAATAGCGAAAAAATAAATTTAAGAGAAGCTTTTAAATTAATATTAAAAAATGATCAGTTAGTAGCATTAATAGGAACAGTTTTAATGTTTAACTTAATGGCACAGATTTCAGGTGGAGTTGCAATATACTACTTTAAGTATGTTATAGGAATAGAAAATTTATTCTCTGTATTCGTAGGTTTTTCTGGATTAGCAGAAATTGGATCATTAATGGCTTTCCCAATTTTATCTAGAAAAATTGGTAGAAAAAAGGTATTCTTCTTAGCTTGTGCACTTCCAGTTATTGGATTCTTAATGTTATTCATCTTTGGACAAATCGCTCCAACAAATGGAACATTAGTTGCTATAGCAGGAGTTGTTGCAAAGTTAGGATCAGGATTAACTTTAGGAATTTCAACAGTAATGTTAGCAGATGTTGTTGACTATGGAGAGTTTAAATTTGGAAGTAGAAACGAAAGTGTTATCTTCTCTGTTCAAACACTACTTGTAAAAACAGCATCAGCAGTAAGTGGATGGTTAATAGGTATGGGATTATCGTTAGTTGGATATATACCAAACGTAGCTCAAACAGCATCAGCAGTAATGGGAATAAAATATTTAATGATAGTTTTCCCAATACTACTTTCAATATTTGGTTATGTAATTTATAGAAAATATTATAAATTAAATGGTGAATACTATGATGAGATAGTAGAAGCTATAAAGGTAAAAAGACAAGTTGAGATATAA
- a CDS encoding alpha-galactosidase, whose translation MININEEKKEFHLQGKNVSYIFNVMKNGQLGNLYFGKKIRHRDNFEHFFYQPEVGIGIIAHHEDDPGFSLEYYKQEYPSYGTTDFRKPAFQLESEDRSRVSDFTYKGYRVYKGKEKLDGLPSTYMESVEEGDTLEIELEDKTLNCSLFLTYTVYNDRDVITRNAKFVNNGNENVDIHRAMSFALDLPDYNYEMIHLSGAWARERFIKNRKLEVGCQYIDSTRGASSAHQNPFIILKRPETTENAGESIGFALVYSGNFLAHVEVDHFDATRVTMGINPFDFKWQLKGGESFQTPEAIIAYSDNGMNDLSQTFHKLFRERVARGEWRDKERPILVNNWEATYFDFNEEKIVAMASKAKDLGFELFVLDDGWFGKRNDDKTSLGDWFPNLEKLPNGIKGLAEKVVDKGIRFGLWFEPEMISKNSKLYEEHPDWVLGVKNRRLSMGRNQYVLDLSKKEVRDYIVDILSERFAEAPITYVKWDMNRNMTEITYQDLPHKYILGLYEILEKLTTKFPHILFESCASGGGRFDAGMLHYMPQVWTSDDTDAIVRLNIQHGTSLGYPLISMGAHVSDIPNHQTARKTSLKTRNNVAAFGNFGYELNLLEFDKETGEEVTKYLDFYKENRNLIQFGDFYRLESPFEGNTAAWMVVDKNKGEALVGHFTILAEPNPGYNKKVILKGLDSEKKYLINDEYEAYGDELMNVGIVFPQPDRYFSKDSETQDFKSKIFKLKEVK comes from the coding sequence ATGATAAATATAAACGAAGAAAAAAAAGAGTTTCATCTACAAGGTAAGAATGTAAGTTATATATTTAACGTTATGAAAAATGGACAATTAGGAAACTTGTATTTTGGTAAAAAAATAAGACATAGAGATAACTTTGAACACTTTTTCTACCAACCAGAAGTGGGAATTGGAATAATTGCTCACCATGAAGATGATCCTGGATTTTCTTTAGAATACTATAAGCAAGAGTATCCATCTTATGGAACTACAGATTTTAGAAAACCAGCTTTTCAATTGGAAAGTGAAGATAGAAGTAGAGTAAGTGATTTTACATATAAAGGTTACAGAGTTTATAAAGGAAAAGAGAAATTAGATGGTCTTCCGTCAACTTATATGGAAAGTGTTGAAGAGGGAGATACATTAGAGATAGAGTTAGAGGATAAAACTTTAAATTGTAGTTTATTCTTAACATATACAGTTTATAACGATAGAGATGTTATCACAAGAAACGCTAAGTTTGTAAATAATGGTAATGAAAATGTAGATATACATAGAGCTATGAGTTTTGCTTTAGATCTACCTGATTATAACTATGAGATGATACATCTATCAGGTGCATGGGCAAGAGAGAGATTTATAAAAAATAGAAAGTTAGAAGTTGGATGTCAGTATATAGACAGTACGAGAGGAGCAAGTAGTGCTCACCAAAATCCATTTATAATTTTAAAAAGACCTGAAACAACTGAAAATGCTGGAGAAAGTATAGGATTTGCACTTGTTTATTCAGGAAACTTTTTAGCTCATGTGGAAGTAGATCACTTTGATGCTACAAGAGTGACTATGGGAATTAACCCTTTTGATTTTAAATGGCAATTGAAAGGTGGAGAAAGTTTTCAAACTCCAGAAGCAATAATAGCTTATAGTGATAATGGAATGAACGATTTAAGTCAAACTTTCCATAAGTTATTTAGAGAAAGAGTCGCTAGAGGAGAATGGAGAGATAAAGAGAGACCAATTTTAGTAAATAACTGGGAAGCTACATACTTCGATTTTAACGAAGAGAAAATTGTTGCAATGGCTTCAAAAGCAAAAGATTTAGGATTTGAGTTATTTGTTTTAGATGACGGTTGGTTTGGAAAAAGAAATGATGATAAAACATCTTTAGGAGACTGGTTCCCTAACTTAGAGAAACTACCAAATGGAATTAAAGGTTTAGCAGAAAAAGTTGTGGATAAAGGAATCAGATTTGGACTATGGTTTGAACCAGAGATGATCAGTAAAAACAGTAAACTATACGAAGAGCATCCTGATTGGGTGTTAGGAGTTAAAAATAGAAGATTATCAATGGGAAGAAATCAATATGTTTTAGATCTTTCTAAAAAAGAGGTAAGAGATTATATCGTTGATATTTTATCAGAAAGATTTGCTGAAGCTCCAATAACTTATGTTAAATGGGACATGAATAGAAACATGACAGAGATAACATACCAAGATTTACCACATAAATATATTTTAGGACTATATGAAATATTAGAGAAATTAACAACAAAGTTTCCACATATACTATTTGAATCGTGTGCATCTGGAGGGGGAAGATTCGATGCAGGGATGTTACACTATATGCCACAAGTTTGGACAAGTGATGACACAGATGCAATAGTTAGATTAAATATTCAACATGGAACTTCACTTGGGTATCCATTAATTTCAATGGGAGCTCATGTGTCAGATATACCAAATCACCAAACAGCTAGAAAGACAAGTTTAAAAACTAGAAATAATGTTGCAGCTTTTGGTAACTTTGGATATGAATTAAATCTATTAGAGTTTGATAAAGAAACAGGGGAAGAGGTAACAAAATATTTAGACTTCTATAAAGAAAATAGAAACCTTATACAGTTTGGAGATTTCTATAGATTAGAAAGTCCTTTTGAAGGAAATACAGCAGCTTGGATGGTTGTAGATAAAAATAAAGGTGAAGCACTAGTTGGTCACTTTACAATTTTAGCAGAGCCAAATCCAGGTTACAATAAAAAAGTGATACTAAAAGGTTTAGATTCTGAGAAAAAATATTTAATAAATGATGAGTATGAAGCTTACGGAGATGAGCTTATGAACGTAGGAATTGTGTTCCCTCAACCAGATAGATATTTTTCAAAAGATTCAGAAACTCAAGATTTTAAAAGTAAAATTTTTAAGTTAAAAGAAGTTAAATAA
- a CDS encoding LacI family DNA-binding transcriptional regulator, producing MKINSIKVAQLAGVSRSTVSRVINNYSNVPPETKEKVLRVIEELGYIPNSSAQVLAGKKSRTIGLFIYGDNNDKNKILDNGLSFGYYLDFINRVLKEALKNDYQLLVDVVNDNDFSKVVSLYSNRDIVGGIFIGFKEKEKNIVKIIEKFSPMVLIDYLLNPKCEKEGIYYINTQDFQGAKEATEHLINLGRKKILHIAGDKEKLSGKEREKGYLNAVNSLGVAPMIYNGDYSDEKAKQIINEILQKNVEFDGVFCANDNMSYCVNNALKEKGIENIPIVGFDNLRNTIPLGLMSVSPDINTLAKKAVELLVCDNLEKEKVSFVKTTLIKGLDEYIKESYLD from the coding sequence ATGAAGATAAATAGCATAAAAGTAGCTCAATTAGCTGGAGTTTCAAGAAGTACAGTTTCTAGAGTTATAAATAATTACAGCAATGTTCCACCAGAAACAAAAGAAAAAGTTTTAAGAGTGATAGAAGAACTTGGATATATTCCAAACTCTAGTGCTCAAGTGTTAGCGGGGAAGAAAAGTAGAACAATAGGACTTTTTATCTATGGGGATAACAATGATAAAAATAAAATATTAGATAATGGATTATCATTTGGATACTACTTAGATTTTATAAACAGAGTTTTAAAAGAAGCTTTGAAAAATGATTACCAGCTATTAGTGGATGTGGTAAATGATAATGATTTTTCTAAAGTTGTATCTCTATATAGTAATAGAGATATTGTAGGGGGAATATTCATAGGATTTAAGGAGAAAGAAAAAAATATAGTGAAAATTATTGAAAAATTTTCTCCAATGGTTTTAATAGATTACTTACTAAATCCAAAGTGTGAAAAAGAGGGGATATATTATATAAATACACAGGATTTTCAGGGAGCTAAAGAAGCAACAGAGCATCTTATAAATTTAGGTAGAAAAAAAATACTACACATTGCAGGAGATAAAGAAAAACTTTCTGGAAAAGAGAGAGAAAAAGGATATTTAAATGCTGTAAATAGTTTAGGAGTTGCTCCTATGATTTATAATGGTGATTACTCAGACGAAAAAGCAAAACAAATTATAAATGAAATACTACAAAAAAATGTAGAGTTTGATGGTGTGTTTTGTGCCAACGATAATATGAGTTACTGTGTAAATAATGCTTTAAAGGAAAAGGGGATAGAAAATATTCCAATTGTGGGATTTGACAACTTAAGAAATACAATACCATTAGGACTTATGTCAGTTTCACCAGATATAAATACATTGGCTAAAAAAGCTGTGGAGTTATTAGTATGTGACAATTTGGAAAAAGAGAAAGTGTCTTTTGTAAAAACTACTTTAATAAAAGGATTAGATGAGTACATAAAAGAAAGTTACTTAGATTAA
- a CDS encoding phosphatidylglycerol lysyltransferase domain-containing protein encodes MIEILKSNKKKIIEYLKITVELIIFLGAIFFIHKELKRYNIHDLKNSIEAIPFWAITLIVFFVCLDYFILTCFDILAFKNENYSLPKKNITFVSFISFAFANSIGLSGLTASGLRLNLYSVLGVPYKTIMNVVIFCYASFWLGLLWVGGIFLTFLPVSLIGLKLPIKLPMSTTVPIGILLLIGAIIFTGVIIKRNKNSNEILINRILIALADWICLSFVLYFALPPEHRINFFNFLAIFIIAQILGFLSNVPGGIGVFDLIFLTLLGSAYSTDKIIGALLIYRIAYFFIPLVVALTIFIIYRLFSGKFNSEKPTIESPADEKNNKTEIVENPTDSDLEKCISLSSKTDAYLSLLGDKEIIFDDSKMSFIMFGKSGRSFIAMGDPIGDEKTFGTSIWKFYNHCKNNKKETVFYEIGKEYLNYYLDVGLSFLKIGEFAQVHLDTFTLIGNDAKPLRHATNRVEKEGYTFEVIPRDKISEILDELESISDEWLKDKNAKEKGFSLGKFNKDYLLNFPVGVLKKDEKIMAFGNILETKNKEEISLDLMRYRNESVHGTMDYFFLSVINYGKENGFKKFNLGMAPLAGIEDNTASFWNKVENAIFSHGEHFYNFKGLRAFKDKFNPQWEPRYIAYSGPFNLPSILKDVTLLISGGVRGLISKK; translated from the coding sequence ATGATTGAAATTTTAAAATCTAATAAGAAAAAAATTATTGAATATTTAAAAATTACTGTGGAGTTGATTATTTTTTTAGGGGCTATTTTTTTTATACACAAAGAACTTAAAAGGTATAACATTCATGATTTGAAAAACTCCATTGAAGCTATTCCTTTTTGGGCTATAACTTTAATCGTTTTCTTTGTTTGTCTTGATTACTTTATTTTAACGTGCTTTGATATCCTCGCTTTTAAAAATGAAAACTACAGTTTACCTAAAAAAAATATAACTTTTGTTTCTTTTATTAGTTTTGCTTTTGCTAACTCCATAGGTCTTTCTGGTCTTACAGCTTCTGGTCTTAGACTAAATCTATACTCTGTTTTGGGAGTTCCATATAAAACAATAATGAATGTTGTTATATTTTGCTATGCATCATTTTGGCTTGGACTACTTTGGGTAGGAGGAATTTTCCTCACGTTTTTACCAGTTTCTTTAATTGGTTTAAAACTACCTATTAAACTTCCTATGAGCACAACTGTTCCAATTGGAATACTTCTTTTAATTGGAGCTATTATTTTTACAGGTGTAATTATTAAAAGAAATAAAAATTCCAATGAGATTTTAATAAATAGAATTTTAATAGCTTTAGCTGATTGGATATGTCTTAGCTTTGTTTTATATTTTGCTTTACCTCCAGAACATAGAATTAACTTTTTTAATTTCTTAGCTATTTTTATAATTGCACAAATTCTAGGTTTTTTAAGTAATGTCCCTGGTGGAATTGGAGTTTTTGATTTAATATTCTTAACTCTTTTAGGCTCAGCATATTCAACAGACAAAATCATTGGAGCTCTTTTAATATATAGAATTGCATACTTTTTTATACCTTTAGTTGTAGCTCTAACTATTTTTATTATATATCGACTTTTTAGCGGTAAATTTAATTCTGAGAAGCCTACAATTGAAAGTCCTGCAGATGAAAAGAATAATAAAACTGAAATTGTTGAAAATCCTACAGATAGCGACCTTGAAAAATGTATATCTCTTTCTAGTAAAACTGATGCCTATCTATCTTTACTAGGGGATAAAGAGATTATTTTTGATGATAGCAAAATGTCTTTTATCATGTTTGGAAAGAGTGGACGTTCTTTTATAGCTATGGGAGATCCTATTGGGGATGAAAAAACTTTTGGAACTTCTATCTGGAAATTTTACAACCATTGTAAAAACAATAAAAAAGAAACTGTTTTTTATGAAATTGGAAAAGAATACCTTAATTACTATTTAGATGTAGGCCTTAGTTTTTTAAAAATAGGAGAATTTGCACAAGTTCATTTAGACACATTCACTCTTATAGGAAACGATGCCAAACCTCTTAGACATGCTACCAATAGAGTTGAAAAAGAGGGATATACTTTTGAAGTTATTCCTAGGGATAAAATTTCAGAAATTTTAGATGAATTAGAAAGTATTTCAGATGAATGGTTAAAGGATAAAAATGCTAAAGAAAAGGGGTTTTCTTTGGGAAAGTTTAACAAAGATTATCTACTTAATTTTCCTGTGGGAGTATTGAAAAAAGATGAAAAAATTATGGCTTTTGGAAATATTTTAGAAACAAAAAATAAAGAGGAGATCTCTCTTGATTTAATGAGATACAGAAATGAGTCAGTTCATGGTACAATGGATTATTTCTTTCTCTCTGTTATAAACTATGGAAAAGAAAATGGTTTTAAAAAGTTTAATTTAGGAATGGCTCCTTTAGCTGGTATTGAAGATAACACAGCATCTTTTTGGAACAAGGTTGAAAATGCCATTTTTTCTCACGGAGAACACTTTTATAACTTTAAAGGTTTAAGAGCTTTTAAAGATAAATTTAATCCTCAATGGGAACCTAGATACATAGCTTATTCTGGACCATTTAATCTACCTAGTATATTAAAAGATGTAACACTTTTAATTTCTGGTGGAGTGAGAGGACTTATTTCAAAAAAATAA
- a CDS encoding rhodanese-like domain-containing protein codes for MKNFFLSTLSILLAVPTFADTTPVKSESLKDKAMKAAYSTFNNVEGDYETIPLSEVKNILTENKAKLLDVRNDDEIKETGIIKGAKHIPLPELENRLNELDKDQPYITFCAVGGRSKKAAAILSKNGFKKVYNAKEGMNTWPYKEMVEPVK; via the coding sequence ATGAAAAATTTTTTCTTATCAACTTTATCTATTCTTTTAGCTGTTCCAACTTTTGCAGATACTACACCTGTTAAAAGCGAAAGTTTAAAAGATAAAGCTATGAAAGCTGCTTATTCAACTTTTAATAACGTTGAAGGTGACTATGAAACTATTCCTTTATCTGAAGTTAAAAATATCTTAACAGAAAATAAAGCAAAACTTCTTGATGTTAGAAATGACGATGAAATTAAAGAAACTGGTATTATAAAGGGAGCTAAACATATTCCTTTACCTGAACTTGAAAATCGTCTAAATGAACTAGACAAAGATCAACCTTATATAACTTTTTGTGCAGTAGGTGGACGTTCAAAAAAAGCCGCTGCAATTTTATCTAAAAATGGTTTTAAAAAGGTTTACAATGCAAAAGAGGGAATGAATACATGGCCGTATAAAGAGATGGTAGAGCCCGTTAAATAA
- a CDS encoding NADPH-dependent F420 reductase codes for MNIGILGNGNVGNVLAEIFHKLGHPVQIGVRDLKDEFEKKHYIEYVGFEDIAEDNEIIVIAVPGNKVEKAISSIKNPEGKIFIDLTNPVGEDFVLTRGRYTSNGEVIQEILKDSHIVKTLNTVGVEKLVEPTVTGKKLTMLIAGNNKIANKKVEELVFEMGFDPMIVGDIHFSRYLEPLAMIWIEMVRKQGKSFENGLVWLR; via the coding sequence ATGAATATAGGAATATTAGGAAATGGAAATGTAGGAAATGTGTTAGCAGAAATTTTTCATAAATTAGGACATCCAGTACAAATAGGAGTTAGAGATTTAAAAGATGAATTTGAGAAAAAACACTATATAGAATACGTTGGATTTGAAGATATAGCCGAAGATAACGAAATTATAGTAATTGCAGTTCCTGGAAATAAAGTTGAAAAAGCTATCTCTTCAATAAAAAATCCTGAAGGTAAAATATTTATAGATTTAACAAATCCAGTGGGAGAAGATTTTGTTTTAACTCGTGGAAGATATACATCTAATGGTGAGGTTATTCAAGAAATTTTAAAAGATTCTCATATTGTAAAAACTTTGAATACTGTTGGAGTAGAAAAACTTGTTGAACCAACAGTAACTGGAAAAAAATTAACTATGCTAATAGCAGGAAATAACAAAATTGCTAATAAAAAAGTAGAAGAATTGGTATTTGAAATGGGGTTTGATCCTATGATAGTAGGAGATATTCATTTTTCAAGATATTTAGAACCTTTAGCTATGATTTGGATAGAGATGGTGAGAAAGCAAGGAAAATCTTTTGAAAATGGTTTAGTTTGGTTAAGATAG